The following are encoded in a window of Chionomys nivalis chromosome X, mChiNiv1.1, whole genome shotgun sequence genomic DNA:
- the LOC130867939 gene encoding adipocyte-related X-chromosome expressed sequence 1, with the protein MNSLLSRANSLFAFTLSVMAALTLGCILTTAFKDRSAPVSLKVSRVLLKKVEDFTGPRKRSDLGFITFHISADLEKTFDWNVKQLFLYLSAEYSTKSNAVNQVVLWDKILLRGENPKLDLKDVKSKYFFFDDGHGLKGNRNVTLTLSWQVIPIAGILPLVTGSGRVSVPFPDSYEIATTF; encoded by the coding sequence ATGAACAGCCTGCTCTCGCGGGCGAACTCGCTGTTCGCCTTCACGCTGAGCGTCATGGCGGCGCTCACCTTGGGCTGCATCCTCACCACCGCCTTCAAAGACAGAAGCGCGCCAGTGAGCCTGAAAGTCTCCAGGGTCCTGCTCAAAAAAGTGGAGGACTTCACCGGACCCAGAAAAAGAAGCGACCTGGGCTTCATCACGTTCCACATCTCTGCGGATTTGGAGAAGACTTTCGACTGGAACGTCAAGCAGCTCTTCCTTTACCTCTCGGCAGAATATTCCACGAAAAGCAACGCTGTGAACCAGGTGGTCCTGTGGGACAAGATCCTTCTGCGAGGAGAGAACCCCAAGCTGGATCTGAAAGATGTCAAAAGCAAGTATTTTTTCTTTGACGACGGGCACGGTCTCAAGGGAAACAGGAATGTCACTTTGACTCTGTCTTGGCAAGTTATACCGATTGCTGGCATTCTGCCTCTTGTGACTGGATCTGGACGCGTGTCTGTCCCGTTTCCAGATTCGTATGAAATAGCCACGACTTTCTGA